A window of Plantibacter sp. PA-3-X8 genomic DNA:
CCCTGCCGCTCCGGTTGGACGCGCTCCTGCAGCAGGGTCATCGACGTCGTCGAGAAGAACGGCACAGCGATCCCGAGCAGGAACATGAAGCCGAAGAAGACCCAGAGGTTGGTCGAGAGTCCGAGCCCGATGGACAGCGCCCCGAACACCACCGAGGACCCGACGATGAGGAGCACGCGGTTCTTGGTGCCGCCCCAGATCGCGATGATCGCTCCGCCGCCGACCATGCCGACGCTGAAGGCGAGTTCGTTCACGGTGAGCATCCAGACCTCGTCGCCGAAGGTGCGGGCGATCATGAGCGGCGTGAGGTAGGACGGCGCGACGACCAGCAGGAACACGATCGCGAAGAGGATGAGCAGCCAGCGCACGAAGCCGTGGTGCCAGACGTAGCGCACGCCCTCGGTGAGGTCGGCGAAGTAGCCGGGGCGCTCGCCCGACCGCACGAGCGTCCGCACCGGTACGAGCAGCAGCAGCCCGATCCCGATGGCGGCCGTGACGACGTCGACGAAGAAGATCGCGACGAGCGACGCACTCGCGTACAGCGCGCCGGCCGCAGCCGGGGCGACGAGCATCATCGCCGACTGGATGGATCCGTTGATGCCGTTGACCCGCATGAGCTTGTCGGTCGGCGTGATCTGCGGGATGAGCGCGGAGACCGCCGGCATCTGGATGCCCGCGCCGACCGAGCGGATCGCGAGCGTGAGGAAGATGAGCCAGAGGTCGGCGGCGCCGTTGATGAGGAAGATCGCGAGCGCGAGGGTCGTGATGGCGATCGAGCCGTCGGCCGCGATGATGAGCAGTTTGCGGTTCATGCGGTCGGCCCACACCCCGCCGAAGATCGACACGATCGCCTGCGGCAGGAACCCCGCGACGGCGGCGAACGCGAGCACGACTCCGGACTTCGTCTCGAGCGTGAGGTGCCACATGATCGCGTACTGCACGAGCATCGAGCCGAACAGCGAGACCGTCTGTCCGGACAGGAACACCGCGACGTCGCGACGCCAGCGCGGGCTCTCCGAGGCGACGGTCGTCTCCTCCGAACCGTCGGAACCGTCGATCGTGGGTGCATCGGGTGGCGCGTCATCGGCAGCCATGGGTCCACGCTAGGGAGTTCGCTCCGAGGTGTCCAGGGGTGATCGGCGCGGACGACGGGCGCGCCCTGACCGTCGAACGGTCGATGCACCCTGTCCAGACCTTCAGACATCCGGGCAGTCGGTCCGTTGACCCGCGGCCGATCGCCCGGATACGCTGCTTGCGATCCTCTGAATCGATTCAGAGTGTCCGTGACACCGAACCGAAAGGTACGCCTCGATGACGAGTGCCCGACCCCTGCACCGCGTGTGCTTCCAGCTCCAGGTCAAACCCGAACGCCTTGCGGAGTACCGCGAACGCCATGCCGCCGTCTGGCCGGACATGCTGCAAGCCCTCGCCGACACGGG
This region includes:
- a CDS encoding MFS transporter, with product MAADDAPPDAPTIDGSDGSEETTVASESPRWRRDVAVFLSGQTVSLFGSMLVQYAIMWHLTLETKSGVVLAFAAVAGFLPQAIVSIFGGVWADRMNRKLLIIAADGSIAITTLALAIFLINGAADLWLIFLTLAIRSVGAGIQMPAVSALIPQITPTDKLMRVNGINGSIQSAMMLVAPAAAGALYASASLVAIFFVDVVTAAIGIGLLLLVPVRTLVRSGERPGYFADLTEGVRYVWHHGFVRWLLILFAIVFLLVVAPSYLTPLMIARTFGDEVWMLTVNELAFSVGMVGGGAIIAIWGGTKNRVLLIVGSSVVFGALSIGLGLSTNLWVFFGFMFLLGIAVPFFSTTSMTLLQERVQPERQGRVFGFVGIVMAVSMPLGMIVFGPLADVVSVELLLVVAGVLTFVVLAVAVLVPSGRRAMAEVTKQP